A section of the Metabacillus endolithicus genome encodes:
- a CDS encoding acetyl-CoA C-acetyltransferase, whose amino-acid sequence MREAVIVAGARTPVGRAKKGTLANMRPDDLGALAVKETLKRAGNYDGNIDDLIIGCAMPEAEQGLNMARNIGALAGLPYTVPAITINRYCSSGLQSIAYGAEKIMLGHSDTAIAGGAESMSLVPMMGHVVRPNAKLAEDAPEYYMGMGHTAEAVAKKYGITREEQDAFAVRSHQRAANAIKEGKFDDEIVPVDVPVRTVGPDHKLHEKVVTFNQDEGVRANTTSEVLATLKPAFSVKGSVTAGNSSQTSDGAAAVMLMDREKAQSLGYQPLVKFRSFAVAGVPPEIMGIGPVAAVPLALKYAGLELSDIGLFELNEAFASQSIQVIRELGLDEGKVNVNGGAIALGHPLGCSGAKLTLSLIHEMKRRNEQFGVVTMCIGGGMGAAGVFELL is encoded by the coding sequence ATGAGAGAAGCAGTTATTGTGGCAGGTGCCAGAACACCTGTAGGAAGAGCTAAAAAAGGTACATTAGCGAACATGCGACCTGATGATTTGGGAGCGCTAGCTGTAAAAGAAACATTAAAAAGAGCAGGGAATTATGACGGGAATATTGATGATCTCATTATAGGATGTGCAATGCCAGAGGCAGAGCAGGGATTAAATATGGCCAGAAACATTGGGGCTCTAGCTGGTTTGCCTTATACAGTTCCAGCAATCACAATTAATCGCTATTGTTCGTCTGGGCTTCAAAGTATCGCCTATGGGGCAGAAAAAATTATGCTAGGCCATTCAGATACAGCCATTGCAGGTGGAGCTGAATCAATGAGTCTTGTTCCAATGATGGGGCATGTTGTCAGACCAAATGCAAAGCTTGCTGAAGATGCTCCCGAATACTATATGGGCATGGGGCACACTGCTGAAGCTGTTGCCAAAAAGTATGGTATCACACGTGAAGAGCAGGACGCTTTTGCAGTAAGAAGTCATCAAAGAGCGGCAAATGCAATTAAAGAAGGAAAGTTTGATGATGAAATTGTTCCGGTGGATGTACCAGTTCGAACTGTTGGACCTGATCATAAATTACATGAAAAGGTTGTTACATTCAATCAGGATGAAGGTGTTCGAGCGAACACAACTTCAGAAGTACTTGCTACATTAAAGCCGGCATTTTCTGTAAAAGGATCTGTAACAGCAGGTAACTCTTCACAAACAAGTGACGGAGCTGCAGCTGTTATGCTGATGGATCGGGAAAAAGCTCAATCTCTTGGCTATCAGCCATTGGTGAAGTTCAGATCATTTGCTGTTGCCGGAGTTCCTCCTGAAATTATGGGAATTGGTCCAGTTGCTGCGGTTCCTTTAGCTTTAAAATACGCAGGCTTAGAGCTTTCTGATATTGGCTTGTTTGAGTTAAATGAAGCATTTGCTTCTCAATCCATTCAAGTTATTCGCGAGCTTGGACTTGACGAAGGTAAAGTAAATGTAAACGGTGGAGCAATTGCACTCGGTCATCCACTTGGATGCTCAGGTGCCAAGCTAACACTTTCACTCATTCATGAAATGAAGAGAAGAAATGAACAATTTGGGGTAGTAACAATGTGTATTGGCGGCGGAATGGGTGCTGCAGGAGTATTTGAATTATTGTAA
- a CDS encoding 3-hydroxyacyl-CoA dehydrogenase/enoyl-CoA hydratase family protein produces the protein MVQRIKRAAVLGSGVMGSGIAAHLANIGIPVLLLDIVPRELNDDEVKKGLTLQDKAVRNRIASIAAQKLLKQKPAPLTVKSNLELITVGNFEDDMHQLSEADWIIEVVVENLAVKQQVFAQVDEHRKKGSIISSNTSGISVEAMAEGRSDDFRKHFLGTHFFNPPRYLKLLEIIPTKDTDENVLSFMRTFGEDVLGKGVVEAKDTPNFIANRIGTYGLLVTVQEMLKGGYSVGEVDSITGPLIGRAKSATFRTLDVVGLDTFAHVAKNVYEQVEGQEKAVFEIPGLLEKMLDNKWLGSKSGQGFYKKEGKTILELNPETFEYEEKKKLQAASVELAKQAKGLPNKLKALIYADDRAGALLRSITIPTLVYSAQLLGEIADDIVAIDQAMKWGFGWEAGPFELWDAIGVEKSVELMEQQDVQVPSWVKEMLAKGFGTFYREENGVLFFYNNGEYRQVRQNPKVINLKTHKQINGVIKKNSGASFIDLGNDVALLEFHSQSNAIGLDIIQMINFAVDEVEKNYKGLVIGNQGKNFCVGANLGMILMEAQDDNIFEIEMVVHQFQQAMMKIKYSKKPVVAAPFGMTLGGGAEICLPASSIQASSETYMGLVEVGVGLIPGGGGNKELYIKQLSNMPKGADFDLQSVANKVFETIAMAKVSTSAAEARKNQFLNDHDNISVNSDHLLYDAKQRVIELYDSGYQPPARNKVPVVGETGYATLLLGAQSMHLSGYISDHDLKIAKKLAYVIAGGKVPFGTEVDEQYLLDLEKQAFLSLVAEGKSQQRMQHMLLKGKPLRN, from the coding sequence ATGGTCCAGCGAATTAAGAGAGCTGCTGTATTAGGTTCAGGAGTAATGGGCTCAGGAATTGCAGCACACTTAGCAAATATCGGCATCCCTGTCTTACTATTAGATATTGTGCCTCGTGAGTTAAATGACGATGAGGTAAAAAAAGGTCTAACATTACAAGATAAAGCTGTACGAAATCGTATCGCATCAATAGCTGCTCAAAAACTTTTAAAACAAAAGCCTGCACCACTTACGGTGAAGAGCAACCTCGAACTTATTACGGTCGGTAACTTTGAAGATGATATGCATCAATTATCAGAGGCTGATTGGATTATTGAAGTTGTTGTTGAAAATTTGGCTGTCAAACAACAGGTGTTTGCGCAGGTTGATGAACATAGAAAAAAAGGAAGTATTATTAGTTCCAATACATCAGGTATATCAGTAGAAGCAATGGCTGAAGGTCGGTCAGATGACTTTAGGAAGCATTTTTTAGGCACTCATTTCTTTAACCCGCCAAGATATTTAAAACTATTGGAAATTATTCCAACAAAAGATACTGACGAGAATGTTTTATCATTTATGAGAACATTTGGTGAAGATGTGTTAGGAAAAGGTGTTGTAGAAGCAAAGGACACGCCTAACTTTATTGCAAACCGAATTGGAACTTATGGCTTACTTGTAACAGTACAAGAAATGTTAAAAGGCGGTTATAGTGTTGGCGAAGTAGATTCTATTACCGGACCACTTATCGGTAGAGCAAAAAGCGCTACTTTCCGTACACTAGATGTAGTAGGTTTGGACACATTTGCCCATGTGGCGAAAAATGTATATGAGCAAGTGGAAGGACAAGAAAAAGCAGTATTTGAAATTCCTGGCTTACTAGAAAAGATGCTTGATAATAAATGGCTTGGCAGTAAAAGCGGTCAAGGATTTTATAAAAAAGAAGGAAAAACAATTCTAGAATTAAATCCCGAAACATTTGAATATGAAGAGAAAAAGAAATTACAAGCAGCATCTGTAGAACTTGCAAAGCAGGCGAAAGGCTTACCAAATAAATTGAAAGCGCTTATTTACGCTGATGACAGAGCAGGTGCCTTGTTAAGAAGCATTACAATACCAACACTAGTCTATTCTGCACAGCTGCTAGGTGAAATTGCTGATGATATTGTGGCAATTGATCAAGCAATGAAATGGGGATTTGGCTGGGAGGCCGGTCCGTTTGAATTATGGGATGCAATTGGAGTAGAAAAATCTGTTGAACTAATGGAGCAGCAAGATGTGCAAGTACCTAGCTGGGTAAAGGAAATGCTTGCTAAGGGCTTTGGAACATTCTATAGAGAAGAAAATGGGGTGCTATTTTTCTATAACAATGGCGAGTATCGTCAAGTAAGACAAAACCCTAAAGTGATTAATTTAAAAACACATAAACAAATAAATGGTGTTATCAAGAAAAATAGTGGTGCAAGCTTTATCGATTTAGGTAATGACGTTGCCTTACTCGAGTTTCACTCACAAAGCAATGCAATTGGGTTAGATATTATCCAAATGATTAATTTTGCAGTTGATGAAGTTGAAAAGAACTACAAAGGACTTGTTATTGGAAATCAAGGTAAAAACTTCTGCGTTGGAGCTAATTTAGGAATGATCCTAATGGAAGCACAAGATGATAATATTTTTGAAATTGAAATGGTTGTTCATCAATTTCAGCAGGCAATGATGAAGATAAAGTATAGCAAAAAACCAGTCGTTGCTGCACCGTTTGGCATGACATTGGGTGGCGGAGCGGAGATATGCTTACCTGCAAGCAGCATTCAAGCTTCAAGTGAAACGTATATGGGATTAGTTGAAGTTGGGGTAGGACTAATTCCAGGCGGCGGCGGAAATAAAGAGCTTTATATCAAGCAATTAAGTAACATGCCTAAGGGAGCAGACTTTGATTTACAATCTGTTGCTAACAAAGTTTTCGAAACGATTGCTATGGCAAAAGTATCAACTTCAGCAGCAGAGGCAAGAAAAAATCAGTTCCTTAACGACCACGACAACATCAGTGTGAATAGTGATCATTTATTATACGATGCAAAACAAAGAGTAATTGAGCTTTATGATAGCGGATATCAACCACCTGCCCGCAATAAAGTACCTGTAGTGGGAGAAACAGGCTATGCGACTCTTTTACTTGGTGCTCAATCCATGCATCTTTCCGGATATATTTCAGATCATGATTTAAAAATTGCAAAGAAACTTGCCTATGTTATCGCAGGAGGTAAGGTTCCATTCGGTACAGAAGTAGATGAGCAATATTTATTGGATTTAGAAAAACAAGCATTTTTAAGCTTAGTAGCGGAAGGAAAATCACAGCAACGTATGCAGCACATGCTTTTAAAAGGCAAACCACTTAGAAACTAA
- a CDS encoding YuzL family protein translates to MARLKKSPSKAGVSAASVKGNAGPNNEKAGGGKRTSQNQQYKQHNMGSDNM, encoded by the coding sequence ATGGCACGTTTAAAAAAATCTCCATCAAAAGCAGGTGTAAGTGCTGCAAGTGTAAAGGGCAATGCTGGTCCTAATAACGAAAAAGCTGGCGGCGGTAAGCGCACAAGCCAAAATCAACAATACAAACAGCATAATATGGGCAGTGACAATATGTAA
- a CDS encoding proline dehydrogenase family protein translates to MEQLLRNSFMFLSKNKTLTRLAKKYGLRFGAGRFVAGDTIDLAKGVIQNLNHKGLDVTLDYLGEFIEDEQEARETADHCIKAIEAIGSSRLKSQISIKLTSMGLDISDEVVLTNMRRILTAAEKYDVFVTIDMEDHSRCEKTLEIFKTLKKDYKHVGTVVQAYLYRTVQDVEELSRYEANLRLVKGAYKESSDVAFPDKKDVDENFKKIIKMHLLNGHYTAVATHDDIMIDYTKELVDQHKIPKDQFEFQMLYGIRPEKQLDLVKEGYRMRVYVPFGTDWYGYFMRRMAERPANVAFVLKGIFKR, encoded by the coding sequence GTGGAACAATTATTACGAAACTCTTTTATGTTTTTATCCAAGAATAAGACGTTGACTAGACTTGCAAAAAAATATGGACTAAGATTTGGAGCAGGAAGATTCGTAGCTGGTGACACAATTGATTTGGCAAAAGGTGTAATTCAGAATCTTAATCACAAAGGCCTTGATGTAACATTAGACTACCTTGGTGAATTTATTGAGGATGAGCAGGAAGCAAGAGAAACAGCTGATCATTGTATTAAAGCAATTGAAGCTATAGGAAGTAGTAGGCTGAAATCACAAATTTCGATTAAACTTACTTCTATGGGTTTAGATATATCTGATGAAGTAGTTTTAACAAATATGCGCCGTATATTAACGGCAGCTGAAAAGTATGATGTTTTTGTAACAATTGATATGGAAGATCATTCTAGATGTGAAAAAACGCTCGAAATTTTTAAGACATTGAAAAAGGATTATAAACATGTAGGGACAGTTGTTCAAGCATATTTATACCGAACTGTTCAGGATGTTGAGGAGTTAAGTCGCTATGAGGCGAACTTAAGGCTTGTGAAGGGTGCCTACAAGGAATCATCAGATGTTGCTTTTCCAGATAAAAAGGATGTTGATGAGAACTTTAAAAAAATTATTAAAATGCATCTACTTAATGGACATTACACAGCAGTGGCAACTCATGATGATATCATGATTGACTATACAAAAGAGCTTGTAGATCAACACAAGATACCAAAGGATCAATTTGAGTTTCAAATGCTGTATGGTATTAGACCTGAAAAGCAATTAGATTTAGTTAAAGAAGGATATCGAATGCGTGTCTATGTACCATTTGGGACAGATTGGTATGGATATTTTATGAGAAGAATGGCAGAAAGGCCTGCTAATGTTGCATTTGTTTTGAAGGGGATTTTTAAACGCTAG